A region from the Geobacter benzoatilyticus genome encodes:
- a CDS encoding Tim44 domain-containing protein, whose translation MKNRWIVRLFTIAFAVSLIAMGYQEASARAGGGRSFGSRGARTYKSPSRMTNPYTSRPQPSPQQSFPQAQPQRQGGSFLRGLAGGVVGGLLGGMLFRSLGFAGPGAAGGIGIFDILLIGGILYLIYRFVASRRRAAQQTAGGTQQYWRQAESAEPAPQQYNFSQPPAQDETSSGLAHVRQMDGTFDENRFKDNVQDIFFRVQGAWTRRDLTPVASLQTPEMQDIFRRQIEELKAAGNINRLENIAVREVEISEVWQEEGNDYITVRFLASILDYTTDETGKVVSGSDLEPVKFEEYWTFSRPVGPNQWKLSAIQQA comes from the coding sequence ATGAAAAATCGCTGGATTGTTCGTTTATTTACTATTGCCTTTGCTGTTTCCCTTATAGCCATGGGATACCAGGAAGCCAGTGCCCGCGCCGGTGGCGGCCGTTCATTCGGCAGCCGTGGAGCACGCACCTACAAGTCGCCGTCTCGCATGACAAATCCGTATACCTCCCGCCCCCAGCCATCTCCGCAACAATCCTTTCCCCAGGCCCAGCCCCAGCGCCAGGGCGGAAGTTTTCTCCGGGGATTGGCCGGTGGTGTCGTCGGCGGCCTTCTCGGGGGGATGCTCTTCCGCAGCCTCGGTTTTGCAGGTCCGGGCGCAGCGGGAGGTATCGGGATATTCGACATCCTCTTGATCGGCGGAATCCTGTACCTGATTTACCGCTTTGTTGCCTCGCGCCGCAGAGCGGCTCAACAGACCGCCGGCGGTACGCAGCAATACTGGCGTCAGGCGGAAAGCGCAGAGCCTGCTCCGCAACAGTATAATTTCAGCCAACCCCCGGCACAGGACGAAACGAGCTCCGGTCTTGCACATGTTCGTCAGATGGATGGCACTTTCGACGAAAATCGCTTCAAGGACAATGTCCAGGATATCTTTTTCCGCGTCCAGGGGGCTTGGACCAGACGTGACCTGACACCTGTAGCCAGCCTCCAGACCCCGGAAATGCAGGATATCTTCCGCCGGCAGATTGAAGAACTGAAGGCTGCCGGTAACATCAACCGGCTTGAGAACATAGCAGTCCGTGAAGTGGAAATATCTGAAGTATGGCAGGAAGAAGGAAACGATTATATTACGGTGCGTTTTCTGGCAAGCATCCTTGACTACACTACCGATGAGACCGGGAAAGTTGTGTCCGGAAGCGACCTGGAACCCGTAAAGTTCGAGGAATACTGGACCTTCAGCCGGCCCGTCGGGCCGAACCAGTGGAAGTTGTCGGCCATTCAGCAGGCATAA
- a CDS encoding ferritin-like domain-containing protein, with amino-acid sequence MFEEIDVQEAIIKSLQTEKNAMNFYQLGATKMKDPDAIRVFNVLAAEEREHAGHFYKIYKGSSIPDFDEFIDAPPDYESTWMVALSRTINSDFTEQKALELAMSKEQNLEKTLRETAAKIKDENVRAIFEMNARETHNHYEMIESEYARIMAMVHESDIDTYVRE; translated from the coding sequence ATGTTTGAAGAGATCGACGTGCAGGAAGCCATCATAAAATCATTGCAAACGGAAAAAAATGCCATGAATTTTTATCAACTCGGCGCAACAAAAATGAAAGACCCCGATGCCATCAGGGTATTCAATGTGCTTGCCGCCGAGGAACGTGAACATGCCGGCCATTTCTACAAGATCTATAAAGGATCGAGTATCCCTGACTTTGACGAGTTCATTGACGCGCCTCCTGACTACGAATCCACCTGGATGGTTGCATTGTCCAGAACGATCAACTCCGACTTTACGGAGCAAAAGGCCCTTGAACTTGCCATGAGCAAGGAGCAAAACCTGGAAAAGACCCTGAGGGAAACCGCCGCTAAAATCAAGGATGAAAATGTTCGGGCCATATTCGAAATGAATGCCCGTGAAACCCATAATCATTACGAGATGATCGAATCGGAATATGCACGAATCATGGCGATGGTACATGAATCGGATATAGACACCTACGTCAGGGAATAA
- the cydB gene encoding cytochrome d ubiquinol oxidase subunit II, producing the protein MELQITWFVLWGVLWAVYFMLDGFVFGTGMLHNILARTDGEKRVLINTIGPVWDGNEVWLITAGGATFAAFPTTYALMFSYLYTALLLLLFSLIVRGVSFEFRGKLEGEGWKKAWDVAIQVSNFLPALLFGVAFGNIFKGLPMDAAGYQGSFISLLNPYGLLTGVLFVLLFTVHGALWLSVKTVGDLSARAKGIADKTWPALLVVAVAFLAYTKFATKLFDNYLANPILFVVPVIAVAALAGIRVLSAKGATLAAFAASCVTVLSVVATGVVGLFPNLIPSSIDPAYSLTIFNSSSSPYTLKIMTIVAFIFVPIVIIYKIWVYRVFRAPVTEEDVLGNKQAY; encoded by the coding sequence ATGGAACTGCAGATTACCTGGTTTGTGCTCTGGGGAGTTCTTTGGGCTGTTTATTTCATGCTTGACGGTTTCGTCTTCGGGACAGGAATGCTCCATAACATACTTGCCCGGACCGACGGCGAGAAGCGGGTACTAATCAATACAATCGGGCCGGTGTGGGACGGCAATGAAGTCTGGCTCATCACCGCCGGCGGTGCCACCTTTGCGGCGTTTCCCACTACCTATGCCCTCATGTTCAGCTACCTCTATACTGCGCTGTTGCTCCTGCTCTTCTCCCTGATTGTTCGAGGGGTCTCTTTCGAGTTTCGCGGAAAACTGGAAGGGGAGGGGTGGAAAAAGGCTTGGGATGTGGCGATACAAGTATCCAATTTCTTGCCCGCGCTTCTCTTCGGTGTTGCCTTCGGCAATATTTTCAAGGGGCTTCCCATGGATGCAGCAGGCTATCAGGGCTCATTCATTTCGCTGCTCAACCCCTACGGGCTGCTGACCGGGGTTCTCTTCGTGCTTCTCTTTACGGTGCATGGGGCGCTCTGGCTGTCGGTCAAGACTGTTGGTGACTTGAGTGCCCGTGCCAAAGGAATTGCCGACAAGACCTGGCCGGCCCTGCTTGTGGTTGCGGTGGCTTTCCTTGCCTACACCAAGTTTGCGACGAAATTGTTCGACAATTATCTGGCGAATCCGATTCTCTTTGTGGTCCCGGTTATCGCCGTTGCCGCTCTTGCAGGAATCCGGGTGCTCTCGGCCAAGGGGGCAACGCTCGCAGCTTTTGCCGCATCCTGCGTCACGGTGCTCAGCGTAGTAGCAACCGGCGTCGTGGGGCTCTTCCCGAATCTTATCCCGTCGAGCATTGATCCGGCCTACAGCCTGACGATATTCAACTCGTCGTCGAGTCCGTATACCCTTAAAATCATGACAATTGTGGCGTTTATCTTTGTACCGATTGTGATTATCTACAAAATCTGGGTGTATCGGGTATTCAGGGCTCCGGTCACCGAGGAAGATGTCCTTGGTAATAAACAGGCATATTGA